The proteins below are encoded in one region of Chiloscyllium punctatum isolate Juve2018m chromosome 9, sChiPun1.3, whole genome shotgun sequence:
- the abhd13 gene encoding protein ABHD13, which yields MEKTWKSWTYVRRWLLALISWSWSLCRISLLALILTFHLYGGILLLVLIFASVAGILYKFQDVLLYFPEQPPSSRLYVPIPTGIPHENLFVKTKDGVRLNLILLRYTGDNASHSPTIIYFHGNAGNIGHRIQNALLMMVNLKVNVLLVDYRGYGRSDGEPSENGLYLDSEAVLDYVMTRPDLDKTKIILFGRSLGGAVAIHLASENPHRIFAIVVENTFLSIPHMASTLFSFFPMRYLPLWCYKNKFLSYNKIAQCRMPSLLISGLSDQLIPPVMMKQLCELSTSRTKRLVIFPDGTHNDTWQCQGYFAALEQFIKELLKSSSHEEIKTTSNVTII from the coding sequence ATGGAAAAAACGTGGAAGTCATGGACATATGTCAGGAGGTGGCTGCTTGCTTTGATCTCGTGGTCTTGGAGTTTATGCCGGATTTCTCTGCTAGCTTTGATTTTAACCTTCCACCTATATGGAGGGATCCTTTTGCTTGTCTTGATATTTGCATCAGTGGCAGGCATTTTGTACAAGTTCCAAGATGTACTCCTCTACTTCCCAGAGCAACCACCCTCCTCACGTTTGTACGTTCCCATACCTACTGGGATCCCACATGAGAACCTCTTTGTTAAAACCAAGGATGGAGTTCGActcaatttgattctgttgaggTACACTGGAGATAATGCATCACATTCACCAACCATAATTTATTTCCATGGAAATGCAGGTAATATTGGTCATAGGATCCAAAATGCTCTGTTGATGATGGTGAATCTGAAAGTTAATGTATTACTTGTAGATTATAGAGGATATGGCAGGAGTGATGGGGAACCGAGTGAAAATGGCCTTTACTTGGATTCAGAGGCTGTATTGGACTATGTCATGACACGACCGGATCTTGATAAAACAAAAATAATCTTATTTGGTCGCTCGTTGGGTGGAGCAGTGGCTATTCATCTAGCCTCAGAGAACCCACATCGTATTTTTGCCATAGTTGTTGAGAACACATTCCTCAGTATCCCACATATGGCCAGCACTTTGTTCTCCTTCTTTCCCATGAGATATCTACCACTCTGGTGCTACAAGAACAAATTTCTGTCCTATAACAAGATTGCACAGTGCAGAATGCCTTCTCTTTTAATTTCTGGATTGTCAGACCAGTTAATTCCACCAGTTATGATGAAGCAACTTTGTGAACTGTCTACATCACGGACTAAAAGATTAGTAATATTTCCAGATGGAACTCACAATGACACTTGGCAGTGCCAGGGCTACTTTGCTGCTCTTGAACAATTCATCAAAGAGTTATTAAAAAGCAGTTCACATGAGGAAATAAAAACCACATCTAATGTAACAATAATATAA